In Cryptomeria japonica chromosome 1, Sugi_1.0, whole genome shotgun sequence, the sequence ATATCCATTCAGCCAAATTAGTCTCGGACACAATCCTAACTTCATCCGTTTTGATGTCAGAATTTTTCATGAATAAGACTTGATCCTTACTGTACATATTTAGAACCATTCAACTTAAACAACAGACTAAAACTCCATTAACaatctttatatatttaattattattctttaAAAAGATGCCAATTGTTTGTCAATGCTGCAGTCAACTTAGGGGACCTTATCCTACAAATATGACTCCCAAAGTCCGATTCTTTGTCCTCTGCAACTTCACTCGAGTAATGGCTGTTGCTTCTATGAAACTCATCTTTATCAGTGCAGTTTTTATTATCCTTTTCACAAACCCATGTATCGGTCTGTTCAATTGTCCTACCCAAGAATCCCAAGCTCTTCTTTCCTTCAAAGCAGCCTTGAACATCTCTAATGGCATTCTCAGATCATGGGTTAATGGAACTGATTGTTGCTCCATGTGGGATGGCATATCATGCGATATTCTCACCAAACATGTAGAGAGAGTGAATTTGAGTGCTTACCATGTAGAGCAGGGAGTGCAGAGTGGAATTATATCTGATAGTTTCTGCAACCTTCCTTTCCTTAAATACCTCAACTTGAGGAACATTGGTCTAACTGGTACAATTCCTTCCTGTTTGGGAAATCTCTCTTCTCTTCAATATCTGCATTTTAAAAATAATAGTTTGAGAGGAACAGTTCCCCCTGTCATTTGTCAGCTCACCAATCTTACATTTCTAGATGTAAGCTATAACCAACTAAGTGGAATGGTGCCACCATGTCTACAAAATCTCTCCTTGCTTAAGCTCTTGGGTCTTTCCATTAACAAATTCCATGGGAGCCTTCAGCTTACTGGTCTTTCCTCTCTTGAGCAGCTGTATGCTCGAAATTTTTCTTTGGATAAGAACATTACATCTTCACAGATAGCATTGCCATCGTCTGTAAAGATTCTCTGGCTCTCCTCAATTACCATTTCAGATACTCTGTTTTATAACCTTGCAGAATTAAAGTTTTTGGTTCTATCTTACTGTATGCTGAATATTAGCACAACTTGGATTCCCCTGTTCCAGTTAGCAGGCTTAGATCTAAGCTCATGTAGGATTGGTGATCAAATTCCTCAGTGGCTTTTCACTCAGTATTCTTTGCAGAGATTGACTTTGGCTAGTGACAATATTGTTGGAGAAATACCATCCTTGTTATGGGAGAACAATCCTCAGTTGTATTTGTTCAATCTGTCAGGAAATCATTTGTTTGGCAGCCTTATTGTCCCAACTAGATCAATTCACTGGCTTACACTATTGGATGTATCTAGGAATGCATTAACAGGACCCATTCCATCTGCCTGGCCTCCATATCTGCAGCTCTTGATGGTTAATGACAATTCTCTAACTGGCAATATTCCTCCAAGCTTGTGCAATTTAATTTACCTTGAAAAGTTAGATCTATCAGATAACAAATTGAATGGAAGCATTCCTCCATGCTTTGCCAACTATAAGCTAATCCAAGTGTTAAATTTAGGGGATAATAGTTTTGAGGGAAGCATGCCCCACGGGCTATGCTCTTCCTCTTTAATTGTAAGAAACAATAAGTTAAGTGGAGCCTTCCCTCCCTCCATCATCAATTGTAAGACATTGCAAGTACTAGATATTGGGCACAACAAATTTACAGGGGATATTCCATGGCCAGTTGGAAATCTATCAGCCATTCAAGTGTTGATGATGAAGGACAATAGTTTCAGAGGTAGCATTCCTTCAGAGTTTGTCCATTTGAAGCAGCTCCAGATCTTAGACCTTTCATCCAACAACATATCAGGTTTTATTCCACATACCATTACATCTCTACAAGCAATGGCTGTCGCAAAAGAAGAAGGCCATATGTTGTCTACTCAGTTGAACCCTTTCCATGCAATTGTAAAACCTAAGGGCCTTAGGTCATATTCTGAGCTTGGCCCTTTTGATACATTTATTACTGATGTTAGGTCTCATGATGAATTGGATATGACTGTGAAAGGCTTAGAGTTGCACTACCCATATATTCTTTCCACACTCACAGGCATAGATCTTTCCAACAATCAACTGAATGGAGTTATTCCTATTGATTTTGGAAAGTTGAAGGGGTTGAAGTTTCTCAATCTATCAATGAACAACCTCAGTGGAGTCATTCCACCCAGTTTTGGGGACATGACTCAATTAGAGTCGTTGGATTTTTCTTCAAACAGATTTTATGGAAATATTCCTGCAGAGCTTCAATCTCTAACTTCACTGGAATGCTTAAATGTGTCCAACAACAACCTGTCAGGCAGCATACCTCAAGGAGGACAGATGATCACATTTGATAACATGTCATATTCTGGAAATCCATATTTGGAGGGATGCCCACTTCCAAAGAATTGTTCTTGGCCAAAGTTTGCTCCTCACCTCCCTTCTACAAATGGTTTGCAAGATGGAAATGAAGATTATAGAAAGCATATACCATGGTATGAGATTGGACTAGGATTGTCACATGTAGCAGGTTTTTCATGTGTAATGTTAGTGCTTGCAGTGACAAAGAAATGGAGGAAGAGATACTTCAATCGGGTTGATAAGATTTTGAAGTTTTGGTTTCCTTCCATCCGTAATAAGAGATTATGGGGACTTATTTTACCAAAACATCAAGCAAAAGTATGCCCCGAGGAATCTTGAGCCTTTCAAGTGCATTACATTATGTATTGTAAAAAGTCTAGTTGGGGtgcaaaatcataaataaaattacCCCTATGTTAATCATATGTTTAGGTCAAATAGGGCAAATACAATTTATTGTGTTAATCTTATTATAGTTATGAAGTTGTTTTACTATATCACATAATTTTATGTTGTTTCAAGTTTTATTATATGAGTGGTATCTATTTAATCTTAAGTCTAATGTAATTATCAAAGAAATAGATCAAATATTCTTAATTTTGGAACTAGTTGGTAAAGACTTTGGTTGGAAGGAACCTAGGTTATAGAGAGAACTTTAGAACATTAGAACACTTGTTGTAGCACATACAATGTTCTCTTGAACAAACATTTCTGGTGATATGATGGCTATTTTTTAATAGGAAACCACATCTAAGAGCTTGTGAATAGGAAAGGAAAGATTTTAGTTGTAGATGCGATTGAAATCTATGACTAGACAATTGGGAGAAGCGAAGAAAGATCAAATGTTGGAATCTAACAAAGATATTGTAGCAATGGAAGTTACATCTAATAAGGAAGGAGAAAAACAACCAAGTTTGATAGTTAATGAAGTGGAAATGATTGAGAAGATGACTGCAAAGAATGTGGTTTCTTCTCAAAGTGGTGgaaaagaagaaaagaggcaaTAAATTTTCGTTTATGAACAAGGTAAAATAGTAGAGTTTCAACTCCCTGGTGATGTTGTGGATTTTTCATTAGAGAATATCACACTTGAactataatatttttcttttttatgaaGAGAAAATTTCTATTGAACAAGAGTTTTACAAGTTGGCTAAACTAAACTTAGAAAATAGAGGTTGGGAAATTGAAACAATAACATGATTACACAAGGGTTATGTTTCATGTATGGTTGTTGATCATACTCAAGTTGTTTTACAATATGATACATGTGTTATTTGTGAGCAGGTTTTTTTATATTCAAGCTTGGACCTTTGTTGCCATATATTAAATCTTGTGTTTAAACCATTTCGTAAGGATATTATCGCCCAAATTGGTAAAGTAATTATGTGCAAATAGAATTCAAATGAATTTTATAATTTAAGAGTTCATCCAACAATATGTGTGAAAGTGGACTTGCATAAAACTCTACTAGAGAATATTAATATGATTGGCCCTAGTTTGGTATTAGAACAACCAATAGTCTATTTGAACAAGCCTAATGCAAGTTTCTTTTGTTGACACGGTCATTTGATCTATGATTTTTCTTTTGGGAATAACAGATCCCTTTTACCTCATTATTCTTTTACACCAGTTAACAACGTCGTTCAACCATACCCCCCATCTTTGTCTACTCATAAGGCTTCTTCTTCACTTTCCCCTCAAGACAATACTACTATCCCATAATTTGGTCGATATTCTCCTTCTATCTTGCCTAATTTATGTCCATCACCTTATTACTATTATGATTGGTAGGTGGAGAATAGTTAGGAAGAGGAATTCTAGCTATTCTTTCTCTAGTCCATATCATATGACCTACAatctatccctctcccactcaatATATATTGAGATCCTATAATAGATTATCCATTTCTCCTTCACATAACTATCATGAAAAGTCAAGGT encodes:
- the LOC131070601 gene encoding probable leucine-rich repeat receptor-like protein kinase At1g35710; translated protein: MAVASMKLIFISAVFIILFTNPCIGLFNCPTQESQALLSFKAALNISNGILRSWVNGTDCCSMWDGISCDILTKHVERVNLSAYHVEQGVQSGIISDSFCNLPFLKYLNLRNIGLTGTIPSCLGNLSSLQYLHFKNNSLRGTVPPVICQLTNLTFLDVSYNQLSGMVPPCLQNLSLLKLLGLSINKFHGSLQLTGLSSLEQLYARNFSLDKNITSSQIALPSSVKILWLSSITISDTLFYNLAELKFLVLSYCMLNISTTWIPLFQLAGLDLSSCRIGDQIPQWLFTQYSLQRLTLASDNIVGEIPSLLWENNPQLYLFNLSGNHLFGSLIVPTRSIHWLTLLDVSRNALTGPIPSAWPPYLQLLMVNDNSLTGNIPPSLCNLIYLEKLDLSDNKLNGSIPPCFANYKLIQVLNLGDNSFEGSMPHGLCSSSLIVRNNKLSGAFPPSIINCKTLQVLDIGHNKFTGDIPWPVGNLSAIQVLMMKDNSFRGSIPSEFVHLKQLQILDLSSNNISGFIPHTITSLQAMAVAKEEGHMLSTQLNPFHAIVKPKGLRSYSELGPFDTFITDVRSHDELDMTVKGLELHYPYILSTLTGIDLSNNQLNGVIPIDFGKLKGLKFLNLSMNNLSGVIPPSFGDMTQLESLDFSSNRFYGNIPAELQSLTSLECLNVSNNNLSGSIPQGGQMITFDNMSYSGNPYLEGCPLPKNCSWPKFAPHLPSTNGLQDGNEDYRKHIPWYEIGLGLSHVAGFSCVMLVLAVTKKWRKRYFNRVDKILKFWFPSIRNKRLWGLILPKHQAKVCPEES